A genomic region of Peptoniphilus sp. ING2-D1G contains the following coding sequences:
- the rimO gene encoding Ribosomal protein S12 methylthiotransferase RimO (Catalyzes the methylthiolation of an aspartic acid residue of ribosomal protein S12; High confidence in function and specificity), whose product MNSVHFITLGCSKNDVDTSQMQSLLNKDKFSVSDVINESDIIVVNTCGFIDSAKEQSIDAIINAARYKEYGNCKNLIIAGCLAQRYPEELMSEIPEIDYIVGTGSFYEINEILEESLRGNRNIKIDNLNNKYLEGTKKEKVNITEYVKISEGCNNNCTYCIIPKLRGKNRSRKLEDIYSEVEYLVGKGAREIILIAQNTTDYGIDIYSDYKLDELIKNISKIKNLKWVRIMYLYPDNITEGLIEEFKNNDKLVKYVDIPLQHISDRILKNMNRHTNKSQFQNIVNKLKDNVDGISIRTTLILGFPGENEEDFNELLEFIKLNKFDKLGAFKYSREEGTPAFSMKNQISDDIKEKRYNEIMELQKNISNNLNYNRLGKIYEVLIEEKIDDNNYIGRAYFDAPDIDGIIYVKSDKIIEKPGFYDVKINDSMEYDLIGELQ is encoded by the coding sequence ATGAATAGTGTTCATTTTATTACTTTAGGATGTTCAAAAAACGACGTTGACACATCTCAAATGCAATCCTTACTAAATAAGGATAAATTCTCAGTAAGTGATGTTATAAATGAATCGGATATAATTGTTGTAAACACTTGTGGATTTATTGATTCTGCAAAAGAGCAATCTATAGATGCAATAATAAATGCAGCAAGATATAAAGAATATGGGAATTGCAAAAATTTAATTATCGCAGGATGCCTTGCGCAAAGATATCCAGAAGAACTCATGAGTGAAATCCCTGAAATAGATTACATAGTGGGAACTGGAAGTTTTTATGAAATAAATGAAATTTTAGAAGAATCTTTAAGAGGAAATAGAAATATTAAAATTGACAATTTAAATAATAAATATCTTGAGGGTACTAAGAAAGAAAAAGTAAATATTACTGAATACGTAAAAATTTCAGAAGGGTGCAATAATAATTGTACCTATTGCATAATTCCTAAATTAAGAGGGAAGAATCGATCCAGAAAACTGGAAGATATTTATTCCGAAGTGGAATATTTAGTGGGAAAGGGTGCCAGAGAAATAATATTAATTGCGCAAAATACCACAGATTATGGAATTGATATATATTCAGATTATAAACTTGATGAACTTATAAAAAACATATCAAAAATAAAGAATTTAAAATGGGTACGAATTATGTATCTATACCCTGATAATATTACCGAAGGTTTGATTGAAGAGTTTAAGAACAATGATAAACTGGTAAAATACGTAGATATTCCGCTACAACATATAAGTGATAGAATTTTAAAGAATATGAATAGACATACAAATAAATCTCAATTTCAAAATATTGTAAATAAGCTCAAAGATAATGTTGATGGTATAAGTATAAGAACCACTTTGATTTTAGGATTTCCGGGTGAAAACGAAGAAGACTTTAATGAATTGCTTGAATTCATAAAATTAAATAAATTTGATAAATTAGGTGCTTTTAAATATTCCAGAGAAGAAGGCACTCCTGCTTTTAGTATGAAAAATCAAATTTCTGATGACATTAAAGAGAAGAGATACAATGAAATAATGGAGCTTCAAAAAAATATATCAAATAATTTAAACTACAATCGATTGGGAAAAATATATGAGGTATTAATTGAAGAAAAGATTGATGATAATAATTATATAGGTAGAGCTTATTTTGATGCACCGGATATTGATGGCATAATATATGTAAAAAGCGATAAAATTATTGAAAAACCCGGATTTTATGATGTTAAGATAAATGATAGTATGGAATATGATTTAATAGGTGAATTACAATGA
- a CDS encoding 30S ribosomal protein S15 (One of the primary rRNA binding proteins, it binds directly to 16S rRNA where it helps nucleate assembly of the platform of the 30S subunit by binding and bridging several RNA helices of the 16S rRNA; Hypothetical protein) yields the protein MLNAEEKKVIIDEYKVHEKDTGSPEVQIAILTTRINELNEHLKVNKKDHHSRRGLLKMVGKRRNLLRYLRNKDIERYRSLIEKLKIRG from the coding sequence ATGCTTAATGCTGAAGAAAAAAAAGTAATTATTGACGAATACAAGGTCCATGAAAAAGACACAGGATCACCAGAAGTACAAATAGCGATATTGACTACTCGAATTAATGAATTAAATGAACATCTTAAAGTTAACAAAAAAGATCATCATTCAAGAAGGGGACTACTAAAGATGGTAGGTAAGAGAAGAAATCTTTTAAGATATTTAAGAAATAAAGATATTGAAAGATATCGTTCATTAATAGAAAAGCTAAAAATAAGAGGTTAA
- a CDS encoding deoxyuridine 5'-triphosphate nucleotidohydrolase (This enzyme is involved in nucleotide metabolism: it produces dUMP, the immediate precursor of thymidine nucleotides and it decreases the intracellular concentration of dUTP so that uracil cannot be incorporated into DNA; High confidence in function and specificity), which translates to MKVKIINKSKNPLPKYETNGSAGVDLRANLEKSLIINPGDRELVPTGLFMEIEEGYEAQIRARSGLALRHGLCLANGIGTIDSDYRGEVKIILINLGKEPVEVKTGDRIAQMVFVKYEKVYFELSDKLEETDRSSGGFGHTGK; encoded by the coding sequence ATGAAAGTAAAAATTATCAATAAAAGCAAAAATCCATTACCCAAATACGAAACCAACGGATCTGCAGGTGTGGATTTAAGAGCCAATTTAGAGAAATCTTTAATAATCAACCCGGGTGATAGAGAACTTGTTCCCACAGGTCTTTTTATGGAAATTGAAGAGGGTTATGAAGCACAGATTAGAGCAAGATCCGGATTGGCATTAAGACATGGACTGTGTTTAGCCAATGGCATCGGTACGATTGATTCTGATTATAGAGGAGAAGTAAAAATTATTTTAATAAATCTGGGCAAAGAACCTGTAGAGGTTAAAACAGGGGATAGAATTGCTCAAATGGTCTTTGTAAAATATGAAAAAGTTTATTTTGAACTATCTGATAAACTTGAAGAAACAGACAGATCAAGCGGTGGATTTGGTCATACAGGCAAATGA
- a CDS encoding CDP-diacylglycerol-glycerol-3-phosphate 3-phosphatidyltransferase (All of these members have the ability to catalyse the displacement of CMP from a CDP-alcohol by a second alcohol with formation of a phosphodiester bond and concomitant breaking of a phosphoride anhydride bond; High confidence in function and specificity) codes for MNIANKLTLMRILLVPVFVLLMYMNFEGARIAATIVFAFASFTDFLDGYLARKKHLVTNFGKFADPLADKILVCAAMITLTALGDIPAWGVIIIISREFAVTGLRILAASENITIAASKLGKIKTISQLISMIILLSNITTLYKYGLYMFYFAILFTVISGIDYFIKNKEVLDLKNI; via the coding sequence ATGAACATAGCAAATAAGTTAACTTTAATGAGGATATTGTTGGTACCTGTATTTGTTCTATTGATGTACATGAATTTTGAAGGGGCGAGAATTGCAGCAACTATAGTATTTGCATTTGCTTCATTTACAGATTTTTTAGATGGATATCTTGCAAGAAAAAAACATCTTGTTACAAATTTCGGAAAATTTGCAGATCCACTTGCAGATAAAATATTAGTTTGTGCAGCTATGATTACATTAACGGCGCTTGGAGATATTCCTGCCTGGGGAGTAATTATAATAATCTCCAGAGAGTTTGCAGTTACAGGACTTAGAATACTTGCTGCATCAGAAAATATAACTATTGCAGCAAGTAAGTTAGGAAAAATCAAAACTATCTCTCAATTAATTTCTATGATTATATTATTATCCAATATAACTACCTTGTACAAATACGGACTGTATATGTTTTATTTTGCAATATTATTTACTGTAATATCCGGAATTGATTATTTTATTAAAAATAAAGAGGTTTTAGATTTAAAAAACATTTAG
- the ftsK gene encoding DNA translocase FtsK (Essential cell division protein that coordinates cell division and chromosome segregation. The N-terminus is involved in assembly of the cell-division machinery. The C-terminus functions as a DNA motor that moves dsDNA in an ATP-dependent manner towards the dif recombination site, which is located within the replication terminus region. Required for activation of the Xer recombinase, allowing activation of chromosome unlinking by recombination; High confidence in function and specificity), giving the protein MVRKKISKKPIKSTHKNINKEYIGIIFILFGLLSLISLFSSKMGIIGNILYKIFTFLFGSGNFIFPILFIIWGILLGLKRFQDNFNKILISNIIITLCILVFLDGTKTSDLTLVDRISLSVQYLDIATSGGIVGSILGFFMYKLFGSIGTYTILSVIIIFNLYIILRYTGEFFSKVIDFLKRVINKLKNLFSGLSEKLNNKKETDSENSFEIIDNVSATSTLKDFNEIDSVEEENNTIIKKNITINDFVKENKQKDNLKSVEYTEEELITEKKEIENNLKISKNMYSFPKLNLLNKEDSDVQISKNEIIKNGQIIEKTMENFGIESKIVAINRGPVITCYELEPAPGVKLSKIVALNDNLSLSLATPGIRIEAPIPGKSAVGIEVPNKKKQSVAIREIIGSDEFKNLNSNLPLALGKDVSGSIVISSIDKMPHLLIAGATGSGKSVCINTIITSILFKSSPDEVKLMLIDPKVVELNVYNGIPHLLIPVVTDPKKAAFALNWAVGEMEKRYNLFAENSVKDLKSFNSKISKTDPKNKLPKIVIIIDELADLMMVAQSDVEDYIARLAQMARAAGIYLIIATQRPSVDVITGTIKANIPSRIAFSVSSSVDSRTILDTGGAEKLLGKGDMLFYPGFLSKPIRIQGAFISDEEVENVVNYIKDNSDYNNIYEDKIKSEIIETKKNLENATDPLFDEALKYIIADEQASISYLQRKLKIGYSRAARIVDQMEESGILGPHEGSKPRKILLTDDEINEILGENNE; this is encoded by the coding sequence TTGGTGAGAAAAAAAATCTCAAAAAAACCTATAAAATCTACCCATAAAAATATTAATAAAGAATATATAGGCATAATTTTTATTTTATTCGGTCTATTGAGTTTGATAAGTTTATTTAGTTCTAAAATGGGAATTATAGGAAACATTCTATATAAAATATTCACATTTTTATTTGGCAGCGGTAATTTTATCTTTCCAATATTATTTATAATATGGGGAATATTACTCGGATTAAAACGTTTTCAGGATAATTTCAATAAAATACTTATTTCAAATATTATCATTACTCTTTGTATCTTAGTATTTTTGGATGGCACTAAAACTTCCGACTTGACTTTAGTAGATAGGATTTCTTTATCTGTGCAATATTTGGATATTGCAACTTCTGGAGGAATAGTAGGGTCAATTTTAGGGTTTTTTATGTACAAGCTTTTTGGCTCCATAGGAACATATACAATTCTCTCTGTTATAATTATCTTCAATCTTTATATAATTTTAAGATACACTGGTGAATTTTTTAGTAAAGTCATCGATTTTCTAAAAAGAGTTATCAATAAATTAAAGAATTTGTTTTCCGGTTTATCTGAAAAATTAAACAATAAAAAAGAAACCGATTCTGAAAATTCTTTTGAAATTATTGATAATGTCAGTGCAACTTCTACTTTAAAAGATTTCAACGAAATTGATTCAGTTGAAGAAGAAAATAATACAATCATCAAAAAAAATATCACTATTAATGACTTTGTCAAAGAAAACAAGCAAAAAGACAACCTTAAATCTGTTGAATATACTGAAGAAGAGTTAATTACGGAAAAAAAAGAAATTGAAAACAATTTAAAAATTTCGAAAAATATGTATTCTTTTCCAAAACTAAATCTTCTCAATAAAGAAGATTCTGATGTGCAAATTTCTAAAAATGAAATAATAAAAAACGGACAAATAATAGAAAAAACAATGGAAAACTTTGGAATAGAATCCAAAATTGTAGCAATCAACAGAGGCCCTGTAATAACTTGTTACGAACTTGAACCTGCCCCAGGAGTGAAATTATCAAAGATAGTAGCATTAAATGATAACTTATCTCTATCTCTTGCCACACCCGGAATAAGAATAGAAGCACCAATCCCGGGCAAATCAGCTGTAGGAATAGAAGTCCCAAATAAGAAAAAGCAATCTGTAGCTATAAGAGAAATAATTGGAAGTGATGAGTTTAAAAACTTAAATTCAAATTTACCTCTTGCGCTTGGAAAGGATGTGTCCGGATCTATAGTAATTTCATCCATTGACAAGATGCCTCACCTTTTAATAGCCGGAGCTACAGGGTCAGGTAAGTCTGTATGCATAAATACAATTATCACAAGCATTTTATTTAAATCATCACCTGATGAAGTAAAATTAATGCTAATTGATCCTAAAGTTGTAGAGTTAAATGTGTATAATGGTATTCCTCATTTATTAATTCCTGTAGTAACCGACCCTAAAAAAGCTGCTTTTGCACTTAATTGGGCAGTTGGAGAAATGGAAAAAAGATATAATTTATTTGCCGAAAATTCTGTGAAAGATTTGAAGTCCTTTAATAGTAAAATTTCAAAAACCGATCCAAAAAACAAACTGCCTAAAATTGTAATAATAATAGACGAGCTTGCGGACTTAATGATGGTTGCCCAATCTGATGTGGAAGATTATATTGCCAGACTGGCTCAAATGGCAAGAGCTGCAGGGATATATCTAATTATAGCGACTCAAAGACCTTCAGTGGATGTAATAACAGGAACAATTAAAGCAAATATTCCTTCCAGAATAGCATTTTCCGTATCTTCTTCTGTAGATTCCAGAACTATATTAGATACAGGTGGAGCTGAAAAGTTGTTAGGCAAAGGAGACATGCTATTTTATCCCGGATTTCTTTCAAAACCCATAAGAATACAAGGTGCTTTTATAAGTGATGAAGAAGTTGAAAATGTAGTAAATTACATTAAAGATAATTCAGATTACAATAATATTTATGAAGATAAAATTAAAAGTGAAATAATAGAAACGAAAAAAAATCTGGAAAATGCTACTGACCCTTTGTTTGATGAAGCTCTTAAATACATCATTGCCGACGAACAAGCCTCTATATCTTATTTGCAAAGAAAGTTAAAAATAGGATATTCCAGAGCCGCCAGGATAGTAGACCAAATGGAAGAATCAGGCATACTGGGCCCACATGAAGGCTCGAAACCCAGAAAAATACTTTTAACTGACGACGAAATAAATGAAATTTTAGGAGAAAATAATGAATAG
- a CDS encoding competence damage-inducible protein A (Competence is the ability of a cell to take up exogenous DNA from its environment, resulting in transformation. It is widespread among bacteria and is probably an important mechanism for the horizontal transfer of genes. DNA usually becomes available by the death and lysis of other cells. Competent bacteria use components of extracellular filaments called type 4 pili to create pores in their membranes and pull DNA through the pores into the cytoplasm. This process, including the development of competence and the expression of the uptake machinery, is regulated in response to cell-cell signalling and/or nutritional conditions; High confidence in function and specificity), protein MKAAIITIGTEILIGSILNSNSKFLSERLSEFGIHVSYHVSVRDDHDELLDQLKIMNEKVDIIFLCGGLGPTADDITKQVLAEFLNKNLVLDDYQYNKLKKRFEANKRIMTENNLNQVYVIESSNILDNNWGIAPGEYIEQGNKKYFLLPGPPKEFEPMVDTYLKDILKNNNKIIIKSLNIAGLGESRVEDEIRKLKLEEPNISINTFAKFYDTEVKIIAEGEDFSYLNKKVKSIIDILYATFTNNLYAEDNVNLSKTLINKLLEKNLTISFAESMTGGLMTSMITKEAGASNVIKNSIIAYSNIAKIKMLGVNKDTINQYGAVSEQTAYEMAKGLKNINLSDINVSITGEAGPVKSEKDIGTVYVCYYYNDDNYEIKEYFFRGNRNEIQQRTADSIMLHLIFNL, encoded by the coding sequence ATGAAAGCTGCTATTATTACAATTGGCACCGAAATATTGATTGGAAGTATTTTAAACTCAAATTCTAAGTTTCTTTCCGAGCGACTATCAGAATTTGGAATACATGTCAGTTATCATGTTTCAGTCAGAGATGACCACGATGAGTTATTAGATCAACTAAAAATTATGAATGAAAAAGTCGACATAATATTTTTGTGTGGCGGTTTAGGACCTACGGCAGATGATATTACAAAACAAGTTTTAGCTGAGTTTTTAAATAAAAATTTAGTCTTGGATGATTATCAATACAATAAATTAAAAAAGAGATTTGAAGCTAACAAAAGAATCATGACTGAAAACAATTTAAACCAAGTTTATGTTATTGAATCATCAAATATCCTTGATAATAATTGGGGAATAGCTCCTGGAGAATATATTGAACAGGGTAACAAAAAATATTTTTTACTCCCAGGACCACCTAAAGAATTTGAGCCTATGGTGGATACTTATTTGAAAGATATCTTAAAAAATAATAATAAAATAATTATTAAATCCTTAAATATAGCGGGATTAGGTGAAAGCAGGGTAGAGGATGAGATAAGAAAATTAAAGCTTGAAGAGCCGAACATATCAATAAATACCTTTGCGAAATTTTATGATACTGAAGTTAAAATAATAGCAGAAGGAGAAGACTTTTCTTATTTAAATAAAAAAGTCAAATCCATAATCGATATTTTGTATGCTACATTTACTAATAATTTATATGCTGAAGACAATGTAAATCTTTCAAAAACACTCATAAACAAGCTTTTAGAAAAAAATTTAACCATATCCTTTGCAGAATCAATGACCGGTGGATTAATGACTTCTATGATTACTAAAGAGGCCGGAGCATCGAATGTAATAAAAAACTCAATCATAGCCTATTCCAATATAGCTAAAATAAAAATGCTCGGAGTTAATAAGGATACAATTAATCAATATGGAGCTGTTTCAGAACAAACAGCTTATGAAATGGCAAAGGGTTTGAAAAATATAAATTTAAGTGATATCAATGTTTCCATAACTGGAGAAGCCGGTCCTGTAAAATCGGAAAAAGATATTGGCACTGTATATGTTTGTTACTATTATAATGATGATAACTACGAAATTAAAGAATATTTTTTTAGAGGCAATCGAAATGAAATTCAACAAAGAACAGCAGATTCTATCATGCTGCACTTAATATTTAACCTATAG
- the pnp4 gene encoding Polyribonucleotide nucleotidyltransferase 4 (Involved in mRNA degradation. Catalyzes the phosphorolysis of single-stranded polyribonucleotides processively in the 3'-to 5'-direction; High confidence in function and specificity) has protein sequence MQKVFKLELAGKTLQVTTGKVAEQANGACLLQYGDTVVLVTAVASNSPREGIDFFPLSVDFEEKMYSVGKIPGGFIKREGKPSEKAILSARLIDRPIRPLFPEGYRNDVQIIATVLSVDQNAQPDILAMIGSSIALSISDIPFDGPTGSVQVGFIDEKYIINPDEEQREKSDISLVVSGTKNAIMMVEAGSNIVSEEEMLGAILAGHEEIKKICEFIDQIKNEVGKEKSEYEVFKPNDELDKKIREYGKDLLVKAINNSDKIVREEQTDLAKENIRNHFEEYMENYSKDIEEIMESIEIEEVRREILEEDIRPDGRELDEIRPLSSEVGLLPRTHGSGLFKRGQTQVLSVATLAGLSEVQVIDGLGDDKPKRYIHHYNFPPYSVGDSKPVRGPGRREIGHGALAERALIPVLPSENDFPYAIRVVSEVLSSNGSSSQASICGSTLALMDAGVPITAPVAGIAMGLIEKDGIIKILTDIQGLEDHFGDMDFKVAGTKDGITAMQMDIKVEGISREILEEALKKAKKARLFILEHLKSTIEIPRDHLSPYAPIIHIINIDPDKIGEVIGAGGKTINKIIEETGVKIDIDDDGKVSVLSEDTEKAKKAIAIIESIVKEVEVGDIYDGKVKKIMKFGAFLEIKKGIEGLLHISQISHERTGKVEDVLKVGDIVKVKVIEIDDDSKISLSRKALLPKPVRKEENKENQ, from the coding sequence ATGCAGAAAGTTTTCAAATTAGAGCTTGCAGGTAAAACGCTACAAGTAACAACCGGAAAAGTTGCGGAACAAGCTAACGGAGCCTGTTTATTGCAATATGGTGATACAGTTGTTCTTGTAACTGCTGTTGCATCAAATTCACCACGAGAAGGAATTGATTTCTTTCCTCTTAGTGTCGATTTTGAAGAAAAAATGTATTCTGTGGGCAAAATCCCTGGAGGATTTATAAAAAGGGAAGGAAAGCCAAGCGAAAAAGCAATTCTGTCTGCAAGACTAATTGATAGACCCATCAGACCGTTGTTTCCAGAAGGATATAGAAATGATGTTCAAATAATTGCTACCGTACTTTCAGTTGATCAAAACGCTCAACCTGATATTTTGGCAATGATCGGATCTTCTATTGCATTATCTATTTCAGATATACCCTTTGATGGCCCGACAGGTTCAGTGCAAGTTGGATTTATAGATGAAAAATATATAATCAACCCTGATGAAGAACAAAGGGAAAAGTCGGATATAAGTTTAGTTGTATCCGGAACAAAAAACGCCATCATGATGGTTGAAGCCGGCTCAAACATAGTTAGCGAAGAAGAGATGTTGGGTGCAATACTTGCAGGTCATGAAGAAATAAAAAAGATTTGTGAATTTATTGATCAGATTAAAAATGAAGTCGGTAAAGAAAAATCTGAATATGAAGTATTCAAACCTAATGATGAGCTGGATAAAAAAATTAGAGAATACGGAAAAGATTTACTGGTGAAGGCCATTAATAATTCTGATAAAATAGTAAGAGAAGAACAAACTGATTTAGCCAAAGAAAACATCAGAAATCACTTTGAGGAATATATGGAAAATTATTCCAAAGATATTGAAGAAATTATGGAATCCATTGAAATAGAAGAAGTAAGACGCGAAATTTTAGAAGAAGATATCAGACCTGATGGAAGAGAATTAGATGAAATCAGGCCTCTATCCTCAGAAGTAGGTTTGCTTCCGAGAACTCACGGCTCAGGCTTATTTAAAAGAGGACAAACTCAAGTCTTGTCTGTTGCCACACTTGCCGGATTAAGCGAAGTACAGGTAATAGACGGCTTAGGTGATGATAAACCCAAAAGATATATCCATCATTATAATTTCCCACCGTATTCAGTGGGAGATTCCAAGCCTGTAAGAGGGCCGGGAAGACGTGAAATAGGTCATGGTGCTTTAGCTGAAAGAGCTTTAATACCTGTCTTACCCTCAGAAAATGATTTTCCATATGCAATAAGAGTTGTATCTGAGGTATTGTCGTCAAACGGATCTTCGTCACAAGCTTCTATTTGTGGATCTACACTGGCTCTTATGGATGCAGGTGTTCCAATTACAGCTCCTGTTGCCGGTATAGCTATGGGTCTTATCGAAAAAGACGGAATAATAAAAATTTTAACAGATATTCAAGGGCTTGAGGACCATTTTGGAGATATGGATTTTAAAGTAGCAGGCACAAAAGACGGAATTACTGCTATGCAAATGGATATAAAAGTTGAAGGAATCAGCAGGGAAATACTCGAAGAAGCTCTTAAAAAAGCAAAAAAAGCAAGACTTTTCATATTAGAGCATTTAAAATCTACAATTGAAATCCCCAGAGACCATTTATCTCCATATGCTCCGATAATTCACATAATAAATATTGATCCTGATAAAATAGGCGAAGTAATTGGAGCTGGCGGAAAAACAATAAATAAGATTATTGAAGAAACCGGAGTAAAAATAGATATTGATGACGATGGAAAAGTTTCAGTATTGTCAGAAGATACTGAAAAGGCAAAAAAAGCTATCGCGATTATTGAATCAATTGTAAAGGAAGTTGAAGTCGGGGATATATACGATGGAAAAGTAAAAAAAATAATGAAATTCGGTGCTTTTTTGGAAATTAAAAAAGGCATAGAAGGATTACTTCACATATCACAAATTTCACATGAAAGAACAGGTAAAGTCGAAGATGTTTTAAAGGTAGGAGATATTGTAAAAGTCAAAGTCATCGAAATAGATGATGATTCAAAAATTTCATTATCTCGCAAAGCTTTACTTCCAAAACCTGTTAGAAAAGAAGAAAATAAAGAAAATCAATAA